The DNA window GCGGCCTGCATGTTGCCATCGACCGCGAATTTCCGCTGGCGGAGGCATGCGACGCACATGTCTACCTGGAAGCCGGCCAGTCACGCGGCAAGCTTCTTTTGCGTACCGAAGGTCAATTTGGATGAGAGAATACGCCATTGGAACGGACCAGGATTTAAGCTCGACGCTGACGGCTGAAAACATGCGCAAGCTGACGGAGCGTGGCGTCGAGAAGAAATTCGAGCGCGGCGGATGCCTGTTCCACCAGGGCGACGGCGGCGCGAACGTTTTTCTGCTGCTCGAAGGCCGCGTCAAGGTTTGCCTGATCGGCTCTTCCGGACAGAAGACCATCCTTCGCATCCATCTGCCGGGCAGTCTGATGGGTCTTACGGCGCTGGCGGCGCCGCCGATGCGCGACGCCACCGCGACCGCGCTTGAAACGGTCACCGTCGTGGAACTGACGCGATCGGAAATGCAGGCGATTCTGCTGGAAGACTCCGCGCTTTCGCTTCGCGTGATGCGAATGCTGCTCGATCGGCTCTCGGATCTGCATTCGCGTCTTGCGGATTTACAGGCAGCCAGCGTCGATCAACGGCTGGCGCGGGTATTGCTGGCGCTAGGCCAGCACGACCCCATCACGGAGGCCACACCATCGATCTCGCTTACCCACGAGGACCTTTCGAACATGGTCGGCGCGCGGCGGCCGACGGTGACGTCGGCCCTGAACCGTTTTCTTCAGGATGGCCTGATTGAAAAATGCGGCCGCAGCATCATGGTCAAGGATACGGGCCGCCTGGCGCGACTTTTGGTAGTATGATGCGCCTCTGCCGGCGATCGGTGCTGCCGAAGTTGTCAGCTAGCTGACAGACTTGATGGCTTCGATACAGTAGTAAAAATGACACGGGCGTCGTCCGCCCGAGAAGCAGAGAAATTGCACCCCAATGGGACGGGCATAAAGGGAGGTTTCGAAGTGCGTCATGCTCTCATCGTGGCAGGTTGCCTGCTGTTAGGATCGGCTGCGGTATCAGGCGTTGCCGCGGAAGATGCCTATCCAACGCGTCCCATCACCTTCATCGTTCCCTGGGGTCCCGGTGGCGGCGCCGACCAGCTCGCGCGCATCGCCGGCAAGTTGATGGAGCAGCAACTGAAGGTATCGTTCCCGGTCATCAACGTGGCGGGAGCGACCGGCCAGACCGGTTTGACCAAGCTCGTGACCGGGCCCGCCGATGGATACACGATCGAAGTCATGACCGGTGATACGTTCGCACTGTTTGCGGCGGCAAATGCGCGGTTCAAGCTGGACCAGCTTGTGCCGCTGGGTGTCATGATCCAGCAGCCTTCCGGCTTCTTCGTCAAGATGGATAGCCCGTGGAAGACCTGGGCCGACGTCGAGGCGGCGGCGCGCGAGAAGCCTTTGCGGGTTGCAGTCACCGGCTTCGGCAGCCCCGACGACTTCACCGTAAATTATTTCCGTAGTAAGGGATTGAAGCTGGAATCCGTGCCCTTCGCCGAGCCGGGCCTTCGCTACTCTTCGGTGATCGGTGGGCAGAGCGACCTAGTATACGAGCAGGCCGGCGATATCAGAAGTTTTCTCGACGGCAAGCAGATACGTCCTGTTCTATTCTTCAGCGACAAGCCTTTCGAGGCGTATCCTGACATTCCCTACTCAAAGAAACTTGGCTACGATGTGAAGCTGCCGCAGTTCAGGGTGATCGTCGCAAAAGCCGGAACCAGCCCGGCTCAAGTCAAGGTTCTGACCGAAGCCATCAAGAAAGTCGGCACGGATCCGGAATTTACCGCCTACCTCAAGCAACAGCTCGGCGAACCGCAGAGTTTCGTCGCGGCTGGTGACGCCATCCCCTACATGAATAAATGGCTTGAAGAGGCCAGTGCGCTCAGCGCGTCATCCAAGGCCAAGCAGCCATGAGCGATGTCCGTGGCGCCGCCACGGGAGCTGAACGCGTGGTTCCCTATGCGCTGGTTTTTGGCGTGGCGGCCTTCCTGCTGTACCGCGCGGAGCATTTTGAGTTCGTAGCGTCGGCCGACCAGATCGGCCCGGACAGTTGGCCGAAGCTCGTCCTCTACATGATCATGGCGACGTCGGCGTTCGAAGGCATTCGCCGGCTTCTGACCGCCAGCAGCGCTCAGTCCGCGCCAAGCGTCGCACCGGTCACCGAGTCCCCGTTCGAACGCGAGCCCGCCGATATGCGGATCGTGTTCGCCTGCGTGGCGGCGTCGCTGATCTATCTGGCGCTGTTCGAGATCGTCGGATTTTTTGTCGATACGCTGGTTTTCATGATGGCCTTGATCTGGATCGGCCGGTTTCGTCACTTCTGGGCCGCGCTCGCCATCAGCACCGTGACGACGTTGCTGTTCATGCTGGTGTTCATGCGGGTGATTTTCGTCGCACTGCCGCTCGGCATCGGTCCATTTGAATGGCTGTCGACGAGCCTGATGCGCCTTCTCGGCGTTCACTGAGAGGGCTGGATGCATACGCTGCAATTGCTGCTGGCCGGATTTGGCGAGGTCTTCAAGCCGCTGGACCTCCTGATGATGTTCATCGGCCTCCTGATCGGCATGGCCGTATCGATCATGCCCGGTCTCGGCCTGGTGATGGGCGTGGTTCTTGCGCTTCCGTTTACCTACGGCATGGCGCTTGAGCCGTCGATCATCCTGCTGACGGCGATCTACATGTCGGGAACCTATGCCGGCTGTTTCACCGCTATTCTTTACCGCATTCCCGGCGAACCGATGGACGTGCCGCTGCTGTGGGACGGCTATGCGATGACCCAGCGCGGCGAGGCCTCCAAGGCCCTCGGCTGGGCGCTGGTCGCAGCACTCACCGGCGGGCTGGTCTCGACCGCGGTGATGACGACGTTGGCAACGCCGCTCAGCGAATTCGCCCTCAAATTCGGCGCGCCCGAATATTTCGCCGCAGTGTTCTTCGGTCTCACCACCGTCGTCGCACTGGCCGGCACGTCGATTCCCAACGCGTTGATCAGCCTGTTCCTCGGACTTCTGGTCGCGACCATCGGCACCGACAGCACCTATGGGATCGAGCGCTTTACCTTCGACTCACCGATTCTGACCAACGGCGTCCCCTATGTGATGGTTCTGGTCGGCATGTATGGTTTTGGCGAGATCCTGATCAAGCTCGGGCAAAGCCTGCACGTCGAAGTGCCGCCCGACCGCGCCAGCACCAAGACCCGTTTCCCGTCATTTCAGGAGTTGTGGCAATTGCGCGCGACATTCGTTCGCAGCACGGTTCTGGGCACGATTCTCGGCGTGGTACCGGGTGCCGGCGCCACCATCACGTCCTTCGTGTCCTATGCGATCGAGAAGCAGTATGGGCGCCGCGGCGACAAGATCGGAACCGGAATTCCGGAAGGGATCGTCGCGCCGCAAATTGCATCGACGGCATCGGTCGCCGGGCACATTGTCCCCCTTCTGACGCTGGGTATTCCCGGCAGCGGGGCGACGGCGGTCATTCTCGCGGCGTTCCTGCTGCACGGCGTGCAGCCGGGCCCGTTCCTGTTCAGCAATCCGGAGTCGACGCTGGTCGTCTATACCATCATGGCATCGATGTTCGTTGCCGTTGTCGGCATGTGCCTGATGGGTTTTGCCTGGATCCATGTCGTGGTGAAGGTGCTGACCATCCCCCAGGGCGTGCTGGCCGCGATCGTCATCATGTTCTGCCTGGTCGGAGCGTTCGCCGACCGCAACACCATCTCTGATATGTGGATGATCGTCATCTTCGGCACGCTGGCGGCCTTGTTCGAACGCTATCGCCTCCCGGTCTCGCCCATGGTGCTGGGCTCGATCCTCGGTCCGCTGGCCGAGGATTCCTACATGCGCAGCATGATCACCTATCATCGCGACTGGACGGTGTTCTTTACGCAGCCGATCGCCGGCGGCCTGATGGCTTTATCCATTGTCTCGCTGTCCTATCCCATCGTGCGCAGCCTGCTCGCGCGTCGCCGCGCGATGGTGGCGGCGATCCAATATCCTGACCTTTAAAGCAAGCGGAGAATATCATGCGGTTGCGTAATAAAGTTGCCGTCGTGACGGGCGGCGCCAGCGGGATCGGCAAAGCCATCGCGGCTGCCTACGTGCAAGAAGGCGCGCGGGTTGTTCTGGTGGATATCGACGAACGCAAAGGCAAGGACGCTGCTGCCGAGATCGGAGCGGAGGGTGAAGCGGTCTGCCTCCGCGCGGACGTGACGGACTCCGCCTCGGTCAATCAAATGGCGCAAGAAGTCGACCGGCGCTTCGGCCGCATCGATATTCTCGTCAACAATGTCGGCGTCCGTATCACCAAGCCGTTTCTCGAACATACCGACGCGGACTGGAACATCATGATTGCGACCAATCTGACGGGGCCGTTTTTTTGCGCCCGTGCGGTCACGCCGTTCATGATCCGCGGCGGGAGCGGCCGTATCATCAACACTGCTTCAATCGCCAGTTTCGTCGGACGGCCCAACCGCGTCGCCTACGTTTCGGCGAAATCAGGGCTATTGGGTATGACGCGGGCGTTGGCAATCGACCTTGGCGGTACCGGCATCACGGTGAACGCGATCGCACCTGGGTCAATCAATTCGCCGATGAATGCATCGCAAGCGGCGGATGCTGACCATGACTGGGGCAAGGAAACGCCGGTCGGACGATGGGGAACACCAGAGGACATCGCGAATGCGGCGCTGTTTCTTGCGCTTGACGCATCAAGCTACATCACGGGCGCCGAGTTAAAGGTAGATGGCGGCTGGGTCTCGACCAAGGCGCGGGCCGGCGAACTCGCTTAGTGAAGCGAGCTTCCAGGTTCGACGCTGGACCTAGCGGCTCACAAAATCGTCGCGAATCAGCTGACGCAATCGGCGCTTGAGTTCGATATACGAGACGTCATCCTCGTCGCGTGGTCTCGGCAAATCAACCCTGACAAATTCCTTCACGCGTCCCGGACGGCTCGTCATCACGGCGATGCAGTCCGATAACTTGATGGCTTCGTCGATGCTGTGGGTGACGAGCAGCACGGTCTTCGGCTCGCGCTGCCAGATCCTGACCAGTTCGTCCTGCATGAAGGCGCGATTTTGCGCATCAAGGGCGGCGAAAGGCTCGTCCATCAAGAGCAGGTTCGGCTGTACGGCGAGCGCCCGGGCGATCGCCACGCGCTGGCGCATGCCGCCGGAGAGCTGATGAGGAAGCTTGGCCTCGAAACCCTCGAGACCGACCAGCCCGATATAATGCTGGGTGATGTCCTCGCGCTGTTTGCGCGACACTCCTTTCATCTCCAGGCCGAAGGCGATGTTATGGAACACGCTCATCCACGGGAATAAAGCGTACTCCTGGAAGATCATCGTGTTCCGCCATCCCGGCAGATTGATCGCCGCGCCATCCACCGTCACGGCGCCGGTGGTGGCGCGCTCGAAACCGGCGGCGATGTTGAGCAGCGTGGTCTTGCCGCAACCGCTGTGACCCAGGATGCTGCAAAACTGGTTGTCGGGCACCTCGAACGTCACGTCGCAAAGCGCGATCACGCTATCCGGGGCGTGATGGTCCCCGTAGATTTTCGATACCCCGCATACTGCCAGCCGACCCATTGAAAAATCCTATTTGCGCAGCGCCAGGGACCAGGGGAGCAGCCGGCGGCCCAGCGCAAGGATCACGGCATCGATCAATAATCCGATGAGGCCGATCGCCAGCATCCCGACGATAATAATGTCGGTTCGAAGCATGCTGCGGGCATCGTTGATCACGAAGCCCAGACCAGAGTTTGCGCCAACCAGTTCGGCGGCGACCAGCGCCATCCAGCCGACGCCGAGGCCGATCCGAACCCCGGTGATGATTTGTGGCAGCGCACCGATGAACACGATGCGCGTCAGCAATCTACGTTCGGACGCACCCAGGCTGCGCGCCGCGCGGACCAGGATCGGGTCGATGTTCTTAACGCCGACGATGGTATTGACCAGGATCGGGAAGAAGATTCCGAGAAAGATGATGAATTCGTTCTGCTGATCACCGATGCCGAACCACAGGATACTCAGAGGTATCCATGCCAGCGGCGGAATCGGACGCAGGATCTCCATGATTGGATTGACCTGATCATACACCACGCGCCACCAGCCCATCATGATGCCGAGCGGAATAGCGGTGGAGGCAAACAGAAACGCCACCGCCTCCCGCTTGAGGCTGGCCATCAGGTGATGAAAGAGCTCGCCGGAGGCAATCATCCCGGCCGCGGTCACCGCAATAGTGCTTGGTGCCGGCATCAGCACCGCCATTTGCGGATCGATCCGCGGCAGCCAGATCTTTGAAGCGAATTGCCAGGCGATCAGCAGAACGAACAGGGTGATAAAGTTCGGAAGCGCAAACAGCATTCTGAGCAATCGCCGCCACCACCAGCTGCCGGGCGCCGGCGTCGCTCTCAGCGTTGCTTCAGCCGGCGTGGGGTCTACCGCGTTTATTGGGTCGGTGCGCCGCATTGCATCGCTCACGCCGAACCCGACCGCCTCCGCGCCATCATGATTGGCTGGAGGCTTGGCCACCGCGGCATCGCCATCAGGGCTGGAAGGTCTTGCCATTAAAGGACCAAGCCTTGGTTAGATCGCCCTTTTCCGGCCACGGCTGCGGATCCTTCAGCGTGGCGGCATTGGCGTAGGCGGGATATGGAAGCTCGCCGATTTTTCCCGACCAGCCCTTTGGAATGAACGGTGCCTGCGCTGGTAACGCCCAGCCGAGTTTTTGATAGGTCTTTTCCATAAAACTGGCGTCGAAAGAATCCTCGTAGTCCTTTGCGGTCAGCACCCTGGTAAGACGGTTGCGGTCTTTCAACCATTTTGCAATACGGGCGTTTTCCTCGCCCCACATCTTTGCGAAGGGATAGCTGGAGGTCGGTTTGTACAAATTATTGTAGAGTTGAGTTTGCTGCAGCAGCAGCGGCTTTCCATACGCCTTCAGCATGGGCTCGGCGGCGAGGAAGTCGGCAGCTTTGTCCGGATTGAGCCGGATCCACAAGGTCGCTTCCATGAAGGCATCGCTGATCGCCTGAACGACATCAGGCACGTTGTCGATCAGTTCCTGCCGTACATAGAACATTCCCTCATAAAGGTTATACGGGAAAATCGTATCGACTTCGCGGCCCGTCTTGCGGTCGTCGGTGATGATGGTCACCGACGGCTCCCAGGGCACCACTGCGCCGATCCCCTTCACCATCAGCAATTGCTCGCCGGGGGGCATATTCTTCAGGATGACGTCCTTGCCAATCTGCAAGCCAACCACTTCGGCGGCTTGCGTAAAGTAGAATTCGGCCGAAGAGCCCGTCACAATGCCGATCGTCGCGGGCGGATTGCTGCCCTTGAGGTCGGCGAGCGTCTTGACCGGCGAATCGAGCGGCACCACCGTCGAATGCTTCAGGTTTGGCGCGACGACAGCGATGGCGCGCACCGGTATGCCGCGGTCGAGCAGAGAAGTGAACGGGAAGTTCCCGCCATTGCCGACCTGAATGCGGGCGGCGGCTACGGCCTCGTTGACATCCGGACCAGCGGCGAAAACCTGGAATTTGGATTCCAGGCCGCGCTTCTCCAGCAATCCGGCCTTGTCCATCACCACATTGACGGTGTTCTGACCGGAGAATGGGCCCTGCCATCCCACCGCGAGCGGCCACCAGCCTTTCTGCTTCAGCCAGGCGATCGACTTCTCGGAAACCTTTTCGTAGGGCTGCGGCCAACCCCAGTCGTTGAAACTCTGCGCCGCTGCAGGGACCACGCCGGACCAAAGCACAGCTAAAGCGACTCCTGCCAATATTCCGTAACGCGCTCCTGATAGCTTTTGCATGTTTTCCTCCAGACCAATTTCATTTTTTGTTGGCGGATAAATTCCGCAATCTCAATGAGGTCTCAAGCTGCAGGCGTCGAAAGCAGATTGGCTTCCATCATCTCCTAGACCGGCTCGATGACAAACAGCGTGCGTCCATATTCCACCAAATCTCCAACCTCGGCGCCGATCTGCACCACGCGGCCGGCGTACTCGGAATTTATGGTCGTGAACAATTTCATGACTTCGATGATACAAAGCGGCTGGCCCGGCTGCACGACCGTGCCGATCTCGACAAAAGGCGGCGCATCGGGGCTCGGCGCGCGATAGAAGGTGCCGACCATGGGCGCCGTCACCTCGATCTGACTTGCCGTTGCCGTTCGCGCGGTCGCCGCTTGTTGCGCAGCCGTTGTCCCGGGCTTGGCCGCCGCATCGGCGCGCGGGCGTGGCGGAGCCGCAATTGCCGGTGCGGACTCGGTTCGCTCGGCCCCCGGCGCGACGTAGCCGGGGGAAGCGTTTCGACGCACGACCAGTTTGATATCGCCTGTTTCGACAATGAATTCATCACACGAACTGCTGTCGATGATTTTCAGGATCTCAGCGACTTCCTCGTATCTCAGACTCACTAACGCTCCTCCTCCCTAAAATTTGCACCCTGCTCGACGGTCGCAGTCAGACTGTTGGCGGCGGCCCGCAGCAGCGGAATGTGCGCGACACCCTGTTGCAGCGACATGCGCGCAAGGGGCGCAGAAACCGCCAGCGCCGCGACCGGCTGTTTTTTCGGACCGAGGACCGGAACCGCGACGCATACCACGCCGGTCAGAAACTCCTGGTCATCGGTCGAGACTCCCGCTGCTCGGATCCTTTCCAGTTCATCTTGCAGACGATCGACGTCGGTGATGGTGCGTTCGGTGTAGCGATAAAGCGGGATCGACCGAAGCATCAGCGCGCGCTTGTGCGCGGGCAACAGGCTGAGGAACAGTTTACCCATCGACGTGCAATGAAGCGGGACATGCGACCCCCGTTCGAACCGGAGCCCCAACGGCCAGGCCGACTCAACGCGGTCGAGATAGACAACGTGGCTGCCGGCCATCACGCCGAAATTGCAGGTCTCGCCGATTTGCTGGGACAACGCTTGCAGTATTGCATGCCGCGGCGCCCGCGACATCGAGGCCGCAACGATATCAAGTCCGAGCCTCTCCAATCGCGCCCCTGGCACATAGCGACTGCTGCCGGGCTCACGTTGCAGCAAGCCTTCGCCTTCCAGCATGCGCACGATGCGGTGGGCGGTAGGCTTCGGAAGCCCGAGCAAGGCGCCAAACTCCGAAATTCCGAGCGGTCGCCCGGCCGTCGCCATCACCTCAAGAATGGCTACCGCCTTGACGGTCGGGAACGCTTTGCCGGCTCCTTCCGAAACGGGCGTCGCGGAACGATCGTTGGCGCGGCGCTTGAAGCGACTTTGGAGGACCTGATCGGGATCGAGAGGACGTTGCATAGGTGTATTAGAAACCGGAACAAAAAGTCTTGCAATATGAAACAAAACGATGCCAGTCTAATTCCTGAGGAAGAAAAATGGTAAATTAGTAGGGAGACGCGCTTTGCGGAAGTTCGCCCCCGTCGAGAAGCGGAATTAGCTCGTGCGCCGGGTTTTGGTCGCCAATCGCGGTGAAATCGCCCTGCGGGCGATCCGCGTCTGCCGTCACCTCGGTCTGGAAAGCGTCGCCGTTTACAGTTCGGCCGACGCCAATTCGCCGCATCGCTGGAGCGCCGATCACGCCGTCTGCATCGGTCCGCCTCCGCCGAAATCGAGTTATCTGAACGCGGGGGCATTGATCGAAACCGCGGTCGCGCTGAAATGCGACGCCATCTATCCCGGCTATGGCTTTCTCGCCGAGAACCACGCCTTCGCCGAGCGCAGCAAGCAAGCAGGTCTTACCTTCATCGGACCCGACAGCGACGCCATCGCAAGCATGGGCGATAAGGTCGCGGCACGCCAGGCCGCGGCGGCGGCCGGCATTCCCGTCGTCCCCGGCTCCGAGCACGGCTACACATCGGCGGAGCCGGCCAAGGCGGCCAGCGCCGACATCGGCTTTCCGCTGCTGCTGAAGGCAAGCGCGGGCGGCGGCGGCCGCGGCATGCGGGTCGTCGAACGCGCCGAAGAGTTCGTCGCCCAGTTCGAGCAAGCCTCGGCCGAGGCGTTGGCGGCGTTCGGCAATGCCGAAGTTTATCTCGAGAGATTCTTCCCCCAGGTTCGCCACATCGAGATCCAGGTATTCGGCGACAGACACGGCAATTATGTTCACCTCGGTGAACGTGATTGCAGCGTGCAGCGCCGACACCAGAAGCTGGTCGAGGAAGCGCCCTCTCCCGCGCTCGACGACGCTACCCGCCGCCAAATGGCCGAGGCGGCGGTGGCGCTGGTCAGAACGCTCAAATATGTCAACGCCGGCACGGTCGAATTCATCTACGATCCGTCGAGCGGAAAATTCTTTTTTATCGAAATGAATACCCGCATCCAGGTCGAGCATCCCGTGACCGAAATGGTTACGGGCACCGACCTTGTAACGGAACAGTTTCGCGTCGCCGCGGGCGAAAGGCTGTCGTTCGGCTCAAGCTTTGCCAACGGACGCTCGGCCATTGAGTTCCGTATCAACGCCGAAGACGCTTCACGAGATTTCCAGCCGTCGCCCGGGACACTGAAACGTTGGCGCCCGCCGACAGGACGCGAGGTCCGCGTCGACAGCCACGCATACGAGAATTACGCGGTGCCGCCTTATTACGATTCCATGCTCGCAAAACTGATCGTCAGCGGCTCCGATCGGGCATCATGCATCGAAACCGCCAGGTCCGCACTGGCGCGCTTTCAAGTTTCCGGCGTTGCCACCACCGTCCCGTTCCACGCGCACCTGCTGCAACAAACGGAATTCGATCGCGCGGAGATCCATACCCGGTGGATTGAAAGAGACTTTCGGATGGTGATCACCTGATGGCAAACAAGAAGACCGTTCAGCTCGTCGATGTGACTCTGCGTGACGCGCCGCAATGCCTATGGGCGACGCGCATGACCACCGCGATGATGGCCGACGTCGCGCCCCGGCTGGACCGCGCCGGGTTTGAGGCCATCGACCTGGTTGGCGGGGCAGTGTTCGACGTCTGCGTACGCTATCTTCGCGAGGATCCGTGGGAACGGATGCGCATCCTCAGCGGGTGGGTAAAGCAAACCCCGCTCATTGTCATGACGCGCGGCCAGAGCCTGTTCACGTTCGAGTTCTTCCCCGACGATATCGTCGAACTGACGGCCGAGCGCATCTTCGCCAACGGCATGCGCTATCACACGCCGTACGACGCGCTCAACGATATGCGCAACATGCAGGTCCCGGTGCGCGCGGCCAAGAAAGTCGGCCTCTACACAGCCGGCGGCGTGGTCTACACCATTAGTCCCGTCCATACCGACGAGTATTACGCCCGCAAGACGCGCGAGATGGTCGCCCTCGGCGTTGACGCCGTCTACCTGAAGGACGCAAGCGGATTGCTGACGCCCGAGCGTGCGAAAACACTCGTGCCTGCGATCAAAGCCGCCTGCGGCACGCTGCCGCTGCATCTTCATTCCCATTGTCTTACGGGGTTGGCGCCCTACACCGCTTGTCACGCCGCCGAATGGGGGATCGATGTGGTCCACACCGCGACGTCGGCGCTCGCCAACGGCGCCTCCCATCCCTCGACCGAATGGTTGACGCGGAACCTGCGTCGCAACGGCTTTGAGGTTCCGGTCGACCTGGCGCCGGTCGAGGAAGTCGCCGAGCGCCTCCGCTACATCGCCAAGCGCGAGGACAAACCGCTTGGAGATATCGTCGAATACGACGCGTTTCACTACGAGCACCAGATGCCCGGAGGCATGATTTCCAATCTGAAGTCTCAATTGACGCCTCTTGGGATCGGTCATCGCCTGCCCGAGGTGCTCGAGGAGGCCGCGCGGGTGCGTTGCGACCTCGGCTATCCCATCATCGTCAGTCCATTCGCACAATTTGTCATGACGCAGGCCGTGCTGAACGTCATGGGCAAGGAGCGATATGCCACCGTCCCGGACGAGGTCCGAAAATACGTGCTTGGCTACTATGGCGAAATCGCCGGACCGATTGATCCCGATCTTTTCGA is part of the Bradyrhizobium erythrophlei genome and encodes:
- a CDS encoding acetyl-CoA carboxylase biotin carboxylase subunit, which encodes MRRVLVANRGEIALRAIRVCRHLGLESVAVYSSADANSPHRWSADHAVCIGPPPPKSSYLNAGALIETAVALKCDAIYPGYGFLAENHAFAERSKQAGLTFIGPDSDAIASMGDKVAARQAAAAAGIPVVPGSEHGYTSAEPAKAASADIGFPLLLKASAGGGGRGMRVVERAEEFVAQFEQASAEALAAFGNAEVYLERFFPQVRHIEIQVFGDRHGNYVHLGERDCSVQRRHQKLVEEAPSPALDDATRRQMAEAAVALVRTLKYVNAGTVEFIYDPSSGKFFFIEMNTRIQVEHPVTEMVTGTDLVTEQFRVAAGERLSFGSSFANGRSAIEFRINAEDASRDFQPSPGTLKRWRPPTGREVRVDSHAYENYAVPPYYDSMLAKLIVSGSDRASCIETARSALARFQVSGVATTVPFHAHLLQQTEFDRAEIHTRWIERDFRMVIT
- a CDS encoding pyruvate carboxylase subunit B, which translates into the protein MANKKTVQLVDVTLRDAPQCLWATRMTTAMMADVAPRLDRAGFEAIDLVGGAVFDVCVRYLREDPWERMRILSGWVKQTPLIVMTRGQSLFTFEFFPDDIVELTAERIFANGMRYHTPYDALNDMRNMQVPVRAAKKVGLYTAGGVVYTISPVHTDEYYARKTREMVALGVDAVYLKDASGLLTPERAKTLVPAIKAACGTLPLHLHSHCLTGLAPYTACHAAEWGIDVVHTATSALANGASHPSTEWLTRNLRRNGFEVPVDLAPVEEVAERLRYIAKREDKPLGDIVEYDAFHYEHQMPGGMISNLKSQLTPLGIGHRLPEVLEEAARVRCDLGYPIIVSPFAQFVMTQAVLNVMGKERYATVPDEVRKYVLGYYGEIAGPIDPDLFDRIANGAEPTSARPGDLLEPGIRKVRRERGPFVSDDDLLLSAFYPDREYQALKAAGPIDTSYPLASTPLATLLKEVALRRDIRSFHFIQRPRALA